The following proteins are encoded in a genomic region of Desulfuromonas acetoxidans DSM 684:
- a CDS encoding RDD family protein, which yields MRCPQCGYHSFDELSACKKCGTPLLARHAGRRPDAPVEGQLFSPEELKKRAEIFSTPVKALSGMSPLRAVEKQRQSGAKDPSCSEQMALPSFLLDDPHETTNNWEGWSAAEPQELPVQLMWRRALATLVDLLALVGLLALFAVVAWHLQGWTLGQWLEHVRQDALLRLACYLLIVLMAFLYFFLGHYLTGQTLGKVLFAVRVVSDNGAPLTMAQTVLRSTGSVLSLLCLGAGFVAIWRDEQQRGWSDRLAGTRIVDSREDGPDALPQTVTEETQ from the coding sequence ATGCGTTGTCCCCAGTGTGGTTATCACAGCTTCGATGAATTGAGCGCCTGCAAAAAGTGCGGCACGCCATTACTGGCCCGCCATGCGGGACGCAGGCCTGATGCGCCGGTTGAGGGGCAACTGTTCAGTCCCGAAGAGCTGAAGAAGCGCGCGGAGATTTTTTCGACACCGGTGAAAGCTTTGTCTGGAATGTCGCCGTTGCGTGCTGTTGAAAAACAACGCCAGAGCGGGGCCAAAGATCCGTCGTGTTCTGAACAGATGGCGCTGCCCTCTTTTCTGCTTGATGATCCCCATGAAACAACCAACAACTGGGAAGGGTGGTCTGCCGCTGAGCCACAAGAGTTGCCGGTCCAATTGATGTGGCGTCGAGCCCTGGCCACACTGGTCGATCTGCTCGCCCTGGTCGGATTGCTGGCCCTGTTTGCTGTGGTGGCCTGGCATCTGCAAGGCTGGACCCTGGGGCAATGGCTTGAACACGTGCGTCAGGATGCACTGTTGCGACTGGCCTGTTATCTGTTGATCGTTTTGATGGCGTTTCTTTATTTTTTTCTCGGTCATTACCTTACGGGGCAAACGTTGGGGAAAGTCCTCTTTGCCGTGCGGGTGGTTAGCGACAATGGGGCGCCTTTAACGATGGCCCAGACCGTATTACGCTCGACGGGAAGTGTGTTATCGTTGTTGTGCTTGGGAGCCGGTTTTGTCGCTATCTGGCGTGATGAACAACAGCGCGGCTGGAGTGATCGCCTGGCCGGAACCCGGATTGTTGACAGCCGGGAGGATGGTCCTGACGCGTTACCACAGACTGTTACGGAGGAAACGCAATGA
- a CDS encoding pyruvate, water dikinase regulatory protein, with protein MTHNLTVFLLSDATGETAENIITAALTQFKGQSVQINRISNVRTKNQVYEALDAAAERRALVIYTMVNCELSRLVHDECEALGLTSLDIMTPLLMKCSEFFGATPNETPGLLHSVDEEYFRRIEAVEFTVRNDDGQEVRFLNNADIVLVGVSRTSKTPLSIYLAHRGWKVANIPLVHGIDPPAELLKMDHKRVVGLLINPERLVELRASRLRNLGQDPRTAYADFEQIELELKQARNFFRRQKWATVNVTGKAVEETANEVLVKLKLK; from the coding sequence ATGACACACAACCTGACAGTCTTTCTGCTTTCTGATGCCACCGGCGAAACAGCCGAAAACATTATTACAGCGGCATTAACCCAGTTCAAAGGGCAGTCAGTACAGATTAACAGAATCAGCAATGTTCGCACGAAAAATCAGGTTTACGAGGCACTGGATGCGGCTGCTGAACGCCGCGCGTTGGTCATTTATACCATGGTCAATTGTGAATTATCCCGTCTTGTTCACGATGAGTGTGAAGCCCTCGGCCTGACCAGTTTGGACATCATGACGCCGTTGCTGATGAAATGCTCGGAATTTTTCGGTGCCACTCCGAATGAAACCCCGGGCCTACTGCACAGCGTTGATGAAGAGTATTTTCGCCGTATTGAAGCGGTTGAATTCACCGTCCGCAACGATGACGGTCAAGAAGTCCGCTTTCTCAACAATGCGGACATCGTTTTGGTTGGCGTGTCCCGCACCAGCAAAACCCCGCTGTCCATCTATCTGGCGCACCGCGGCTGGAAGGTGGCCAACATTCCGTTGGTGCATGGAATCGACCCGCCAGCGGAACTGTTGAAAATGGACCACAAGCGAGTCGTTGGCCTGTTGATCAACCCGGAACGTCTGGTGGAGCTGCGCGCCTCACGGTTACGCAACCTCGGCCAGGACCCGAGAACGGCCTACGCCGACTTTGAACAGATTGAACTGGAACTGAAACAGGCGCGCAACTTTTTCCGCCGCCAGAAATGGGCCACGGTCAATGTCACCGGCAAAGCCGTTGAGGAGACCGCTAACGAGGTCCTGGTCAAATTGAAACTCAAATAA
- a CDS encoding 16S rRNA (uracil(1498)-N(3))-methyltransferase — translation MYSVSTRSLMRRFFTPQITFTHSSADLPRDVAHHISTVLRLRTDDRIVLCDGRGGCAECRIDEISPKRCRVTRLRHWLEQETALPVTLIQGLPHSDKLDLILQKTTELGVQQVRPVRCQRCQYPIAPAKAARKLERWQKIVTEAARQSERSWLPEVAALCSFEEALQHCDADVKLVLWEQADQPLQRVLPEISPDRVAVVVGPEGGLAQEEVALAVEHGFVAVGLGPRILRTETAGMALMAILQYQYGDLNRIPREQIVSE, via the coding sequence GTGTATTCAGTATCGACTCGGTCACTGATGCGGCGCTTTTTTACTCCACAGATAACATTTACCCACTCCAGTGCTGACCTTCCTCGCGATGTCGCTCATCACATCAGCACCGTGTTGCGATTGCGTACGGATGACCGGATTGTTTTGTGCGATGGCCGTGGCGGTTGCGCAGAGTGCCGAATCGACGAGATCTCACCGAAACGTTGTCGTGTGACACGTCTCCGTCACTGGCTGGAACAGGAAACCGCCTTGCCGGTGACCCTGATTCAGGGGCTGCCGCACAGTGACAAGTTGGATTTGATTCTGCAAAAAACCACGGAGCTTGGCGTCCAACAGGTGAGGCCGGTACGTTGTCAGCGCTGCCAATACCCCATTGCTCCAGCCAAAGCCGCCCGAAAACTCGAACGCTGGCAAAAAATTGTTACCGAGGCCGCCCGCCAGTCGGAACGTTCCTGGCTGCCCGAAGTTGCGGCTCTGTGCTCTTTTGAAGAGGCGTTGCAGCACTGTGATGCCGATGTCAAACTGGTGTTGTGGGAGCAGGCGGACCAGCCGCTGCAACGCGTGCTGCCGGAAATCTCTCCCGACCGAGTTGCTGTGGTGGTGGGGCCGGAAGGGGGGCTGGCGCAAGAGGAGGTCGCTCTGGCGGTTGAGCACGGCTTTGTGGCTGTAGGCCTTGGCCCGCGTATTTTAAGGACAGAAACCGCCGGGATGGCGTTGATGGCGATTTTGCAGTATCAGTATGGTGATCTGAATCGGATCCCGCGTGAGCAGATTGTTTCGGAGTGA
- a CDS encoding pyrimidine 5'-nucleotidase gives MDAVFFDLDNTLYSAEHNLFNLIDVRINRYMHEVVGIAPERVDGLRRHYWAVYGVTLQGLIQEYGADAEHYLDYVHDIDVSSRLSADPCLEQELGRICARKFVFTNGSRDHAQRVLGCLGIERCFEAIYDIRVSNYIPKPQELPYLAVLKASGVAPQCSIMVEDSVPNLHTAARLGMKTILVGGDSDETAHFDAVARTASEAARVVQQWQGDA, from the coding sequence ATGGACGCGGTTTTTTTTGACCTCGACAACACCCTTTACAGTGCTGAACACAACCTGTTCAATCTGATTGATGTCCGCATTAACCGCTACATGCACGAAGTGGTCGGCATTGCTCCCGAACGTGTCGACGGGCTGCGGCGTCACTACTGGGCGGTCTACGGTGTGACCCTGCAAGGTCTGATTCAGGAGTACGGTGCTGATGCCGAACATTACCTTGATTATGTGCATGATATTGATGTGTCCAGCCGTCTGAGCGCTGATCCGTGTCTCGAACAGGAACTGGGGCGAATTTGCGCGCGAAAATTCGTGTTTACCAATGGCAGTCGCGATCATGCCCAGCGGGTGCTCGGTTGCCTGGGGATTGAGCGCTGTTTTGAAGCGATCTACGATATCCGGGTGAGTAATTATATTCCAAAACCACAGGAACTACCTTATCTGGCTGTGCTCAAGGCCAGTGGTGTTGCGCCTCAGTGCAGTATCATGGTCGAAGATTCGGTACCCAATCTGCATACTGCCGCCCGCTTGGGCATGAAAACAATTCTGGTAGGTGGCGATAGCGATGAAACGGCCCATTTCGATGCTGTTGCCCGCACGGCCAGTGAAGCAGCCCGAGTGGTGCAACAATGGCAGGGGGATGCATGA
- a CDS encoding DegQ family serine endoprotease — MKRLTCAFITLTSMLLVPLLCWGNTPDFVKLTKELKPAVVNISSSKTADAHSSMLNQFDSRHRDFFEEFFENFFQGREMPQHKQKSLGSGFIISSDGYILTNDHVVDDADEITVQLAGGKTYPATVKGIDQKLDLALLKIDSDETLPTVKLGNSDRLEIGEWVMAIGNPFGLEQTVTVGIVSAKGRVIGAGPYDNFIQTDASINPGNSGGPLFNTRGEVVGINTAIVAGGQGIGFAIPINAAKNILPQLKETGHVTRGWLGVTIQHVSDELADSFGLDTAEGALISSVAGNSPAEKAGLERGDIILRLNDKKIVSMTDLPRLVAEIPVGETADVTVFRDGKEETFEVEVGKMSDDGNPVKVTSRTNALGLTVMEITPELRRRLNIQAKHGVVITAVEPNSASAESGLRPGDVIIEFNNQEIATAQEFKTTLEKSDNKTIQRLLIQRGKGLFFIAIKAKK; from the coding sequence ATGAAGCGTTTAACCTGCGCCTTTATAACTTTGACAAGCATGCTCCTCGTTCCCCTGCTGTGCTGGGGCAACACGCCCGATTTTGTCAAACTGACCAAGGAACTTAAACCGGCGGTTGTCAATATCAGCTCCTCAAAAACCGCTGATGCCCACAGTTCCATGCTCAACCAGTTCGATTCGCGCCATCGCGATTTTTTTGAAGAATTTTTTGAAAATTTCTTCCAGGGCCGCGAAATGCCGCAGCACAAACAAAAATCGCTCGGTTCCGGATTCATCATCTCTTCTGACGGTTATATCCTCACTAACGACCACGTGGTCGACGATGCCGACGAGATTACGGTTCAGCTGGCCGGCGGTAAAACCTACCCGGCAACAGTGAAGGGCATTGACCAGAAACTGGACCTAGCTCTATTGAAAATCGACAGTGACGAGACACTGCCGACCGTCAAACTCGGCAATAGCGATCGCCTCGAAATCGGCGAATGGGTCATGGCAATCGGCAACCCGTTTGGCCTGGAACAAACCGTCACCGTCGGCATTGTCTCGGCCAAGGGACGTGTCATCGGCGCCGGCCCCTACGATAACTTCATTCAAACCGACGCTTCGATCAATCCCGGCAACTCCGGCGGTCCGCTGTTCAACACCCGCGGCGAAGTCGTGGGAATCAATACCGCCATTGTCGCCGGCGGCCAAGGGATCGGTTTTGCCATCCCCATCAATGCGGCCAAAAACATCCTGCCCCAACTCAAAGAAACTGGTCATGTCACACGTGGCTGGTTAGGTGTTACCATTCAGCATGTTTCCGATGAACTGGCCGATTCGTTTGGACTCGACACGGCGGAAGGGGCCCTGATTTCCTCTGTTGCGGGCAACTCTCCAGCAGAAAAAGCTGGCTTGGAACGCGGTGATATTATCCTGCGCCTTAACGATAAGAAAATTGTCTCAATGACTGACCTGCCACGATTGGTCGCGGAGATCCCAGTTGGAGAAACCGCTGACGTCACTGTTTTTCGTGACGGCAAAGAAGAGACATTTGAGGTTGAAGTCGGCAAAATGAGTGACGACGGCAATCCGGTCAAAGTCACCAGCCGCACCAACGCTCTGGGCTTAACGGTCATGGAGATCACACCTGAATTGCGCCGTCGTCTGAACATTCAGGCCAAACATGGCGTCGTCATCACCGCGGTTGAACCGAACAGCGCGTCCGCAGAATCTGGGCTACGTCCCGGTGATGTAATTATTGAGTTCAATAATCAGGAGATCGCGACAGCGCAGGAATTTAAAACGACTCTGGAGAAATCAGACAACAAAACCATCCAACGGCTGCTTATCCAACGCGGCAAAGGACTGTTTTTTATCGCAATCAAGGCGAAAAAGTAA
- the dtd gene encoding D-aminoacyl-tRNA deacylase — MRAVLQRVTQADVQVDGDTTGAIDQGILVLLGVARDDSVADVDYLVDKLVNLRIFEDDAGKMNLSLEQIGGKVLAVSQFTLLADCRKGRRPGFSAAAPPDEADALYQGFVARLRQRGIAVECGVFQADMKVSLINDGPVTLLLDSRKEF, encoded by the coding sequence ATGAGAGCGGTATTGCAGCGGGTGACACAGGCGGATGTGCAGGTGGATGGTGACACCACCGGTGCTATTGATCAGGGGATTCTGGTCTTGCTGGGCGTGGCCCGCGACGACAGTGTGGCAGATGTTGATTACCTGGTCGATAAGCTGGTCAATCTGCGTATTTTTGAAGATGACGCCGGTAAAATGAATCTGTCGTTGGAACAGATCGGTGGCAAGGTGCTGGCCGTGTCTCAATTTACCCTGCTGGCCGATTGCCGTAAAGGGCGGCGGCCGGGATTTTCCGCTGCCGCACCGCCAGATGAGGCGGATGCTTTGTATCAGGGGTTTGTTGCCCGATTGCGTCAGCGTGGGATTGCTGTCGAGTGTGGGGTGTTTCAGGCTGACATGAAAGTATCATTGATTAATGACGGACCGGTGACCCTGTTGCTGGACAGTCGTAAGGAGTTTTGA
- the yjgA gene encoding ribosome biogenesis factor YjgA, giving the protein MVDEGMEPSRSAKKRAAKEVEQMAWELTELPDAEVALLPLNDLLSKALNDVRQTRGHGSRKRQLKFFSGLLRREPEQCDELRAFLAGEHQQQLDQNRRTHQLEQLRERLCDVTQRAEAMDEVQELLPLVDIVELKKWLNGYRGPQDKRAYRQVFRLLRAASDAAEES; this is encoded by the coding sequence ATGGTGGATGAGGGGATGGAGCCAAGCCGGTCAGCCAAGAAGAGGGCGGCCAAGGAAGTTGAACAGATGGCCTGGGAGCTGACTGAACTGCCGGATGCCGAAGTGGCTCTGTTGCCGTTAAATGATCTTCTGTCCAAGGCCCTGAATGACGTTCGTCAGACCCGTGGCCACGGATCGCGCAAGCGCCAACTCAAGTTTTTTTCCGGGCTATTGCGCCGCGAACCGGAGCAGTGTGACGAGTTGCGCGCCTTTCTGGCCGGTGAACATCAGCAACAACTGGATCAGAATCGACGGACTCATCAGTTGGAACAGTTGCGTGAACGGTTGTGTGATGTGACCCAGCGAGCCGAAGCGATGGATGAGGTGCAGGAGCTGTTGCCTTTGGTGGATATTGTGGAATTGAAAAAATGGCTCAACGGGTATCGCGGTCCGCAGGATAAGCGCGCTTATCGTCAGGTATTTCGACTGTTGCGGGCGGCCAGTGATGCGGCAGAAGAGTCCTGA
- the dapF gene encoding diaminopimelate epimerase produces the protein MKFIKMHGAGNDYVYVDGFQQDVHRPEELAVRISDRHFGVGSDGLILILPSDCADARMRMFNADGSEAQMCGNGIRCVAKYLCDQQSDRGSQLTIETLAGVLSVDVTADTENPAISQVTVNMGQPRLQRGQIPMTGPQQDQALEVEIRVKNRTFTASCVSMGNPHCVVYVDDVEQFDVAYWGALLENHPLFPERINVEFVEIISGSEVRQRTWERGAGETLACGTGASAVTVAGFLTGRTQRTIRNHLRGGVLTLEYCDDETVMMTGPAEQVFTGDYPWPEA, from the coding sequence ATGAAATTTATTAAAATGCATGGGGCCGGTAACGATTATGTGTATGTCGACGGGTTTCAGCAGGATGTGCATCGTCCGGAAGAGCTGGCCGTCCGCATCAGTGATCGCCATTTCGGTGTCGGTTCCGACGGGTTGATTCTGATTCTGCCGTCGGACTGTGCCGATGCGCGTATGCGCATGTTCAATGCTGACGGCAGCGAGGCGCAGATGTGTGGCAACGGCATTCGCTGCGTGGCCAAGTATCTGTGTGATCAACAATCTGATCGAGGTTCGCAGCTGACCATCGAAACCCTCGCCGGCGTGCTGAGTGTCGATGTGACGGCGGATACGGAAAACCCCGCCATCAGTCAGGTGACGGTTAATATGGGCCAGCCGCGTTTGCAGCGTGGCCAGATCCCCATGACTGGGCCGCAACAGGACCAGGCTTTAGAGGTTGAAATCCGTGTCAAAAACCGCACCTTTACTGCCAGCTGTGTGTCCATGGGCAATCCGCATTGTGTTGTTTATGTTGATGATGTCGAGCAGTTCGATGTTGCCTATTGGGGCGCGCTGCTGGAAAATCATCCGTTGTTTCCCGAACGGATCAATGTTGAATTTGTCGAAATCATCTCTGGTTCCGAGGTTCGCCAGCGCACCTGGGAACGTGGAGCTGGAGAAACTCTGGCCTGCGGTACAGGGGCTTCAGCCGTTACTGTGGCCGGGTTTCTCACCGGGCGCACCCAGCGCACGATCCGCAATCATCTGCGTGGTGGTGTGTTGACCCTGGAGTATTGCGATGATGAAACCGTGATGATGACCGGCCCCGCCGAACAGGTTTTTACCGGTGATTATCCATGGCCGGAGGCTTGA
- a CDS encoding response regulator, protein MKILVVEDEKKVASFIKRGLEEENFTVDIAANGEEGLYMAESNHYDLILMDIMLPKKDGLTVIKELRSKEVTTPVLCLTAKDSVEDIVAGLDSGSDDYLTKPFAFAELLARVKALVRRGAKDRGAEIYFADLRLDPVTHKVWRADKEIDLTAKEYGLLEYFMRNPNQVLTRTMIAEHVWDYTFDSFTNIIDVYVNYLRKKIDKDYSKKLIHTIRGVGYVLKED, encoded by the coding sequence ATGAAAATTCTCGTTGTTGAAGATGAGAAAAAAGTCGCCAGTTTTATCAAGCGCGGCCTCGAAGAGGAAAACTTTACAGTCGATATCGCTGCAAACGGCGAAGAAGGTCTTTATATGGCGGAAAGTAACCATTATGACCTGATCCTGATGGACATTATGCTGCCGAAAAAAGACGGTCTGACTGTCATTAAGGAACTGCGCAGCAAAGAAGTGACCACACCGGTACTGTGCCTGACCGCCAAAGACAGTGTCGAAGATATCGTTGCCGGTCTTGACAGCGGCAGCGACGACTACCTGACCAAGCCGTTTGCCTTTGCTGAGCTGCTGGCCCGTGTTAAAGCGCTGGTCCGTCGTGGGGCAAAAGACCGCGGTGCAGAGATCTACTTTGCCGATCTGCGCCTCGACCCGGTCACCCACAAGGTATGGCGTGCCGACAAAGAGATCGATCTGACGGCCAAGGAATACGGCCTGCTCGAATATTTTATGCGCAATCCCAACCAGGTGTTGACGCGGACCATGATTGCCGAACATGTCTGGGATTACACCTTTGACTCATTCACCAACATCATCGATGTCTACGTCAACTACCTGCGTAAAAAAATCGACAAGGATTACAGCAAAAAACTGATTCACACCATTCGTGGTGTCGGTTACGTTCTCAAGGAGGACTAA
- a CDS encoding sensor histidine kinase, with product MLSTARSRLTLIVALALAVAMAASAGVTCLVHTTDWSANVRLLTIVACSIVIITLFSLGFRLVLNIHRRTLLQMVDNFRDMSIDHLSLRADFPTSCVELGILRDEYNAMLERLESAVQRVRQFSGDASHELRTPLTILRGETEVTLHWAKTPEEFRAALQSNMEEIDRMGRILEDLLTLAKSESGELPLSIGQLSLSDLVQELYIQGRTLAEGKDITVSMHHGADSEVSIRGDDLRLRQLFLNLLSNAIRYTSEGGRVDIDVSRCDDTVTVAVIDSGIGIAPEHLPHIFERFYRTDEARNRAHGGTGLGLAIVKWITEAHDGTIRVTSTVNEGSRFEVCLPLAGPTLGEESKDKN from the coding sequence TTGCTGAGTACGGCTAGAAGTCGTCTTACTCTGATTGTCGCGCTGGCACTGGCGGTGGCTATGGCCGCCAGTGCTGGCGTTACCTGTCTGGTCCATACCACCGACTGGTCAGCAAACGTGCGTCTGCTGACTATCGTCGCCTGCTCTATCGTTATAATCACCCTGTTCTCCCTGGGCTTCCGCCTTGTCCTCAACATCCATCGCCGCACGCTGCTGCAGATGGTTGACAATTTTCGCGACATGTCCATCGACCATCTGTCTCTGAGGGCTGATTTCCCAACGTCCTGCGTCGAGCTCGGAATACTGCGCGACGAATACAACGCCATGCTTGAACGCTTGGAAAGTGCGGTACAGCGAGTTCGTCAGTTTTCCGGTGACGCCTCTCATGAATTGCGCACACCGTTGACCATTTTGCGTGGCGAAACGGAAGTCACCTTGCACTGGGCCAAAACACCGGAAGAGTTTCGCGCCGCACTGCAGTCCAACATGGAAGAGATCGACCGGATGGGACGGATACTCGAAGATCTGCTCACGCTGGCCAAAAGCGAATCGGGCGAGCTGCCTCTGTCCATCGGCCAGCTCAGTCTCAGTGATCTGGTTCAGGAGCTTTACATTCAGGGCAGAACCCTGGCCGAAGGAAAAGACATCACCGTGTCGATGCACCATGGTGCCGACTCGGAAGTCTCCATTCGCGGCGATGATCTCCGTCTGCGCCAGTTGTTTCTCAACCTGCTGAGCAACGCCATCCGCTACACCTCTGAAGGGGGACGGGTGGATATTGATGTCTCACGTTGTGATGACACCGTAACCGTTGCGGTGATCGACAGCGGTATCGGCATCGCTCCAGAACATCTGCCCCATATCTTTGAGCGTTTTTACCGTACCGATGAAGCGCGAAACCGCGCCCACGGCGGCACAGGATTGGGGCTGGCCATCGTTAAATGGATCACCGAAGCTCACGATGGGACCATCCGTGTCACCTCAACCGTCAACGAGGGCAGCCGCTTTGAAGTGTGCCTGCCCCTTGCCGGACCAACACTTGGTGAAGAGTCGAAGGACAAGAACTGA
- the prmA gene encoding 50S ribosomal protein L11 methyltransferase, whose protein sequence is MEIKVCVPVACADVLCHELYELGSVGVVVEERQLDTFVPPDPDETDSDMFTIKAYFDEDLPAAQRVASVEGCLKRLAEFFPDLGAVDVGVADIGQQDWAEGWKQHFQATRIGARLVIKPSWEEFSGQDGDVVVTLDPGMAFGTGTHGTTRLCLETLAALFDGGEAIHHVLDVGTGSGILAIAAAALGAERVVACDIDPIACETARENCVLNEVIDRVEVTDRLLEELTGTYDVVLANILAEENIRLAQALIDRVRPGGVLILSGILEEKVSLVTTAFSTLGLNAPDLFYDEEWACIQYRLGH, encoded by the coding sequence ATGGAAATCAAGGTCTGTGTTCCCGTGGCCTGTGCCGATGTGTTGTGTCATGAGCTTTATGAGCTTGGCAGCGTCGGTGTTGTGGTTGAGGAAAGACAGTTGGATACGTTTGTCCCTCCGGACCCGGATGAGACAGACAGTGACATGTTTACAATTAAAGCCTATTTTGACGAAGACCTGCCGGCAGCGCAGCGCGTTGCTTCGGTTGAGGGCTGTTTAAAGCGGCTGGCTGAATTTTTCCCCGACCTTGGTGCGGTAGATGTCGGAGTGGCGGATATCGGTCAGCAGGACTGGGCGGAAGGTTGGAAACAGCACTTTCAGGCGACGCGAATCGGAGCGCGATTGGTGATCAAACCAAGTTGGGAAGAGTTTTCCGGCCAAGACGGTGATGTGGTGGTCACGCTTGATCCTGGCATGGCATTTGGTACCGGCACCCATGGCACGACCCGCTTGTGCCTGGAGACACTGGCCGCGTTGTTCGATGGTGGCGAGGCGATCCATCATGTTCTCGATGTGGGTACCGGTTCCGGTATCCTGGCCATAGCCGCCGCTGCCCTTGGTGCCGAACGGGTCGTTGCCTGTGATATCGACCCCATTGCCTGTGAAACAGCGCGCGAAAACTGTGTCCTCAATGAGGTGATCGATCGTGTTGAGGTCACGGACAGGTTGCTCGAAGAGTTAACAGGAACGTACGACGTGGTCCTGGCCAATATTCTTGCCGAAGAAAATATACGCCTGGCACAGGCTCTGATCGATCGTGTTCGTCCAGGCGGCGTGTTAATTCTGTCCGGTATTCTTGAAGAGAAGGTGTCGTTAGTGACCACAGCCTTTTCAACCCTGGGGCTGAATGCCCCTGACCTGTTCTATGATGAGGAATGGGCGTGTATTCAGTATCGACTCGGTCACTGA
- the trxA gene encoding thioredoxin TrxA, whose protein sequence is MANDNVVQFTDDNFDAEVLKADQPVLVDFWATWCAPCKAIAPVIDELANQFSGQVKIGKVNVDENPNTPGQYGVRGIPTLVLFKNGEVVDQLVGAIPKNQLEEFINKAL, encoded by the coding sequence ATGGCTAACGATAACGTTGTACAGTTTACCGATGATAATTTTGATGCGGAAGTTCTCAAAGCTGACCAGCCCGTGCTGGTCGACTTCTGGGCCACTTGGTGCGCCCCTTGTAAAGCGATCGCCCCGGTTATTGACGAGCTGGCCAATCAGTTCAGTGGTCAAGTCAAAATCGGCAAGGTAAATGTGGATGAAAACCCCAACACTCCCGGCCAGTACGGCGTGCGCGGCATTCCGACCCTGGTACTGTTCAAAAACGGTGAGGTGGTGGACCAACTGGTTGGTGCGATTCCCAAGAATCAGCTTGAGGAGTTCATCAACAAAGCACTGTAA